One stretch of Brachyhypopomus gauderio isolate BG-103 chromosome 8, BGAUD_0.2, whole genome shotgun sequence DNA includes these proteins:
- the myl9b gene encoding myosin regulatory light polypeptide 9b has protein sequence MSSKRAKGKTTKKRPQRATSNVFAMFDQSQIQEFKEAFNMIDQNRDGFIDKEDLHDMLASLGKNPSDDYLEGMMSEAPGPINFTMFLTMFGERLNGTDPEDVIRNAFACFDEEGSGVIHEDHLRELLTTMGDRFTDEEVDELFREAPIDKKGNFNYAEFTRILKHGAKDKDDI, from the exons ATGTCCAGCAAGCGAGCCAAGGGGAAAACCACCAAGAAGCGGCCCCAGAGGGCCACCTCCAACGTGTTCGCCATGTTCGACCAGTCACAGATCCAGGAGTTCAAGGAGGCCTTCAACATGATCGACCAGAACAGGGACGGATTCATTGACAAAGAGGATCTGCATGACATGTTGGCCTCACTGG GTAAAAACCCATCGGACGATTACTTGGAGGGGATGATGAGCGAGGCTCCTGGTCCCATCAACTTCACCATGTTCCTCACCATGTTTGGAGAACGGCTGAACGGAACGGATCCCGAGGACGTCATCAGGAACGCCTTCGCCTGCTTCGACGAGGAGGGCTCCG GTGTGATCCATGAGGACCACCTGCGAGAGCTGCTCACCACTATGGGCGATCGCTTTACTGACGAAGAGGTGGACGAGCTCTTCAGAGAGGCTCCCATCGACAAGAAAGGGAACTTCAACTATGCCGAGTTCACTCGTATCCTCAAGCACGGAGCCAAAGACAAGGATGACATCTAA